A part of Oncorhynchus kisutch isolate 150728-3 linkage group LG2, Okis_V2, whole genome shotgun sequence genomic DNA contains:
- the LOC116356315 gene encoding guanylate-binding protein 2 has translation MNPSVREFWFQSGPAKKQETLHSSRTEKIKDLQTTVMREPVYLIEATHQRMHNSTAIGYVQSDPAVSTVMMEEPVCRIKNDIARVFAPLEEALSHGSYIHPGGYKDFHDNLQELTKQYRTERGRGAMSEELLRDYLDEKARVGNTILLVDQTLNKEEHKSEVEKVKKRQAAEQARRAAEESRFRSATADGKIGKEREITNRI, from the exons ATGAACCCAAGTGTTAGAGAGTTCTGGTTCCAGTCCGGCCCGGCCAAAAAACAGGAGACGCTCCACTCTTCAAGAACTGAGAAAATAAAGGATCTCCAGACTACAGTGATGAGAGAACCAGTGTATCTGATTGAG GCGACTCACCAAAGAATGCACAATTCAACCGCCATCGGTTATGTCCAGTCTGACCCAGCAGTTTCTACAGTGATGATGGAGGAACCAGTGTGTCGGATTAAGAACGACATCGCTCGTGTGTTTGCGCCCCTGGAGGAGGCTTTGAGTCATGGATCCTATATTCACCCAGGGGGTTACAAAGACTTCCATGACAACCTACAGGAGCTAACCAAGCaatacagaacagagagaggcaggggagcaATG agtgAGGAACTATTGAGAGACTATCTGGATGAGAAGGCTAGAGTGGGGAACACTATCCTCTTGGTCGACCAGACTCTCAACAAAGAAGAACACAAAAGTGAAG tggagaaggtgaagaaGAGGCAGGCAGCAGAACAGGCTCGGAGAGCGGCAGAAGAGAGCAGATTCAGATCAGCAACAGCTGATGGAAAGATTGGGAAAGAACGAGAGatcaccaacagaatataa